A stretch of Imperialibacter roseus DNA encodes these proteins:
- a CDS encoding prolipoprotein diacylglyceryl transferase produces MLSYLIWNPDPAIFNIGSFDVRWYGLLFALGFIVSQQVMYKVFKADGRDEKEVDTLTLYMVVATIVGARLGHVLFYDPVEYLSDPIRILYIREGGLASHGGAIGIFIALWLFARKMKGMSYYWILDRVAIVTALTGAFIRFGNFTNSEILGEPTESNYGVVFATPAADFLKQYIVRSEEIDISRTTKITSDVPGRAPIDVLVKYNEVPVDEQVAHSFYQTKMPTILGNSGYLSEYIWHNPGDGLKYELYKANGTTYAEFYTYGIVRHPAQLYESIFCVFLTIFLYYLWNKKRAKMPEGLLFGIFMTLLFTSRFLIEFVKVWQEEFNNPLPINMGQILSIPMILAGLIIIWRVTRKKNLA; encoded by the coding sequence ATGCTATCATACCTTATTTGGAATCCCGACCCGGCCATTTTTAATATTGGAAGTTTTGACGTGCGCTGGTACGGATTGCTCTTCGCACTCGGCTTCATTGTGAGCCAGCAGGTGATGTACAAGGTGTTCAAAGCCGACGGCCGGGATGAGAAAGAAGTAGACACGCTTACCCTTTACATGGTGGTGGCCACGATCGTTGGTGCGAGATTAGGGCATGTGCTTTTTTATGACCCGGTGGAATACTTAAGTGACCCCATCAGAATACTTTATATACGAGAAGGCGGACTGGCCAGCCACGGTGGTGCCATCGGCATTTTCATCGCTTTGTGGCTGTTTGCCAGAAAAATGAAGGGCATGTCCTACTATTGGATCCTCGACAGGGTGGCCATTGTAACGGCACTGACAGGAGCGTTTATTCGGTTTGGTAACTTTACAAATTCCGAAATTCTTGGTGAGCCAACAGAGTCCAATTACGGGGTTGTGTTTGCCACGCCGGCGGCGGATTTCCTCAAGCAGTACATTGTTCGCTCTGAAGAAATAGACATCAGCCGCACCACAAAAATCACCAGCGACGTGCCTGGCAGAGCGCCTATCGATGTGCTGGTGAAATACAACGAGGTGCCGGTGGACGAACAGGTAGCCCACAGCTTCTACCAAACAAAAATGCCTACAATTCTCGGCAACTCCGGTTATCTGAGCGAATACATTTGGCACAACCCCGGCGATGGCCTGAAATACGAACTCTACAAAGCCAATGGCACTACCTATGCCGAATTCTACACCTATGGCATTGTGCGGCATCCGGCTCAGCTCTATGAGTCCATTTTTTGCGTGTTTCTCACCATATTCCTCTATTATCTCTGGAATAAAAAGAGAGCCAAAATGCCGGAAGGGCTCCTTTTCGGTATATTCATGACACTGCTCTTCACGTCCCGCTTTCTGATCGAGTTTGTGAAGGTATGGCAGGAAGAATTCAACAATCCGCTACCTATCAACATGGGCCAGATATTGTCCATCCCTATGATACTGGCGGGACTGATAATTATCTGGAGGGTGACGAGAAAGAAGAACCTGGCCTAG
- a CDS encoding YybH family protein: MKSTVLVLLCILSVDVWAQQDRVFEQIDEQLWIPYIKAYNEFNTRAFMALHTPDVIRVKRESSQIMVGTAYRKNEYRRNAISQSKDWERNLEIRFVDRLVEGAIAYEVGYYRVSLHKPQSPPQVLYGMFHATLKRIDGEWKIYIDEDEVLDDFSDCQFYKCQPLQRAQK, encoded by the coding sequence ATGAAGAGCACGGTATTGGTCTTGCTATGTATACTTTCCGTTGACGTTTGGGCGCAACAGGACAGAGTATTTGAGCAAATTGATGAACAGTTGTGGATACCCTATATCAAGGCCTACAATGAATTTAACACCCGGGCCTTCATGGCTTTGCACACGCCGGATGTAATCAGGGTAAAAAGGGAGAGTAGCCAGATCATGGTGGGCACGGCCTACCGAAAAAACGAGTACCGGCGCAATGCCATTTCTCAATCGAAAGACTGGGAGAGAAACCTGGAGATTCGGTTTGTTGACCGGCTGGTGGAAGGTGCCATCGCCTATGAGGTCGGTTATTATCGTGTCAGTCTGCACAAGCCCCAGAGCCCCCCTCAGGTGCTTTATGGAATGTTTCACGCCACCCTTAAACGGATTGACGGGGAGTGGAAAATCTATATAGATGAAGATGAGGTACTTGACGATTTTTCTGATTGTCAATTCTACAAATGCCAGCCCCTGCAAAGGGCGCAAAAATAA
- the corA gene encoding magnesium/cobalt transporter CorA, translating into MITLIQYNDPGYTTRDGLSPAEASKLVKPDHINWFDVEITNKILVEDTAQFFGIHHLMAEDIQNLEQLPKFEVFDKYLFFTLKMLVFNPDANKITQEHLSIVMGEDLIITFQEGLPGDVFDELRNRIALAKGRIRKYGADYLFYNIIDSVVDNYMIIMERLRDKIEKLEAEIIKDPSFHVVEEIMEIKKEINTLRKYTLPLRDALNKMRVEGSHFIQKTSVNYFQDVADHIHYLISSFETSREMLKDIMDLHLSNLSNDMNKVMKTLTVVAAIFIPLTFIAGVYGMNFKYMPELDSPYGYPMLWTFMIVSSVVMVVYMKHKKWL; encoded by the coding sequence TTGATAACACTCATTCAATACAACGACCCTGGCTACACCACAAGGGACGGGCTTAGCCCCGCCGAAGCCTCAAAGCTGGTAAAGCCCGATCACATCAACTGGTTTGATGTGGAAATCACCAACAAGATCCTGGTGGAAGACACCGCTCAGTTCTTTGGCATTCATCACCTGATGGCCGAGGATATTCAAAACCTGGAACAGTTGCCTAAGTTCGAGGTGTTTGATAAGTACCTTTTCTTCACTTTGAAGATGCTGGTATTTAACCCTGATGCTAACAAAATAACCCAGGAGCACCTCAGCATTGTGATGGGAGAAGACCTCATCATCACCTTTCAGGAAGGGTTGCCAGGCGACGTGTTTGATGAGCTGAGAAACCGCATAGCATTGGCCAAAGGCCGAATCAGAAAGTACGGCGCCGACTACCTGTTTTACAATATCATCGACTCTGTGGTGGACAATTATATGATCATTATGGAGCGGCTGCGTGACAAAATAGAGAAGCTCGAAGCTGAGATTATCAAAGACCCTTCTTTTCATGTGGTGGAGGAGATCATGGAGATCAAAAAGGAGATCAACACGCTGAGGAAATACACTTTGCCGCTACGGGATGCCCTCAATAAGATGAGGGTGGAGGGCTCTCACTTCATCCAGAAAACTTCTGTGAATTATTTTCAGGACGTTGCCGACCACATTCACTACCTGATCAGCTCTTTTGAAACTTCCCGTGAAATGCTGAAAGACATCATGGACCTGCACCTGTCCAACCTCAGCAACGACATGAACAAGGTAATGAAAACCCTGACGGTGGTGGCCGCTATTTTCATTCCACTCACCTTTATCGCCGGGGTGTATGGCATGAATTTCAAGTACATGCCGGAGCTTGATTCGCCCTATGGTTACCCAATGCTGTGGACTTTTATGATTGTGAGCAGTGTGGTGATGGTGGTGTACATGAAACACAAAAAGTGGTTGTAA
- a CDS encoding TrkH family potassium uptake protein, whose product MRFNVPVMANILSVLLIMNGILMLLCIPISLSYNEGDLAGISLASAITLGTGFMMWFSTRKIKDKELKKRDGYLIVTLGWFLMSLFGSLPYILSGAIPNFTNAFFETISGYSTTGASILTDIESVHKGILFWRSLTQWIGGMGIIVLAVAVLPILGIGGMQLFVAEAPGISPDKLQPRIKETAKRLWLIYIGLTGIETVLLWVGGMTFYDAINHALTTMATGGFSTKNASIAYYTSPFIQYVIIVFMFLAGTNFTMTYFIFKGYFKKVFSNEEFKYYVLFCSFNALLVAFTIYFVSDSSFEKSFRDGLFQVVSVVTTTGYVSADYTSWTPFLTVLFFVLMFFGASAGSTAGGVKIVRHVILFKNSVLELKRQIHPSAVIPVRFNKKAITRDITFNILAFIMIYISVFGVGSVAIAATGVDFMTAIGSVATCLGNIGPGLGTVGPVDNFAHLPVVAKWILSFLMLVGRLELFTVLMLFTPYFWRKHS is encoded by the coding sequence ATGAGATTCAATGTACCGGTGATGGCGAATATCCTGAGCGTTTTGCTCATTATGAATGGGATATTGATGCTACTGTGTATTCCGATTTCACTTTCTTACAATGAGGGCGACCTGGCCGGTATATCGCTGGCCAGTGCCATCACACTTGGCACGGGCTTTATGATGTGGTTTTCGACCCGTAAAATCAAAGACAAAGAGCTAAAAAAACGAGACGGCTATCTCATAGTAACGCTGGGCTGGTTTTTGATGTCCCTTTTTGGCTCCCTTCCCTACATCCTTAGCGGCGCCATTCCCAATTTCACCAACGCCTTCTTTGAAACTATCTCGGGCTACTCTACCACAGGCGCCTCCATTCTCACTGACATTGAGTCGGTACACAAAGGCATTCTTTTCTGGCGAAGCCTCACTCAGTGGATCGGTGGCATGGGAATTATTGTACTGGCAGTGGCCGTTTTGCCTATATTGGGTATTGGCGGTATGCAGCTATTTGTAGCGGAAGCTCCGGGCATTTCTCCCGACAAGCTGCAACCCCGCATCAAGGAAACTGCCAAGCGCCTCTGGCTGATTTACATCGGGCTTACCGGTATAGAAACAGTGTTGCTTTGGGTAGGAGGCATGACCTTCTACGACGCCATCAACCATGCCCTGACAACCATGGCCACCGGTGGCTTTTCTACCAAAAACGCCAGCATCGCCTATTACACTTCACCTTTTATTCAGTATGTGATTATTGTGTTCATGTTTTTGGCGGGCACCAATTTCACAATGACATACTTTATTTTTAAAGGATACTTCAAAAAGGTTTTTTCCAACGAAGAGTTTAAATACTATGTGCTGTTTTGCTCTTTCAATGCACTCCTGGTGGCGTTTACCATCTATTTTGTCAGCGATTCCTCTTTTGAAAAGTCCTTTCGTGATGGGCTCTTTCAGGTGGTTTCGGTGGTGACAACCACTGGCTATGTATCAGCGGACTACACCTCATGGACACCGTTTCTCACCGTGCTCTTCTTTGTGCTAATGTTCTTCGGTGCCTCGGCCGGTTCCACAGCTGGCGGAGTAAAAATTGTGCGCCATGTGATCCTTTTCAAGAACAGCGTGCTTGAGCTAAAAAGACAGATCCATCCGTCGGCAGTGATTCCGGTGCGATTCAATAAAAAAGCTATAACCAGGGACATCACGTTCAACATCCTGGCCTTTATCATGATCTATATCAGCGTGTTTGGGGTGGGCTCGGTAGCGATTGCTGCCACCGGAGTCGACTTCATGACTGCCATTGGCTCGGTGGCCACCTGCCTGGGTAATATTGGCCCAGGACTGGGTACCGTTGGGCCGGTCGACAATTTCGCTCACCTGCCCGTCGTTGCTAAGTGGATACTTTCGTTTTTAATGCTTGTGGGCAGGTTGGAATTGTTTACTGTTCTTATGTTATTTACGCCCTACTTTTGGAGAAAACACAGTTAA
- a CDS encoding sterol desaturase family protein yields the protein MDERLQIIDFSQPKEVIGFTLLLFLIVFIRYVIVSAIFFGVFYRLGGRKFAARKISIGTWKKGQFKKEIIYSALTSFVFALSGVGMLWAWQAGKTAIYTDLSTYGYWYLPVSLLIALFIHETYYYWAHRLMHLPGLFKAVHKTHHESLISSPWTAFSFHPWESLLQAIIVPLIVWFLPMHIYVILAMLVVMTVSAVVNHLDIEIFPQNFDQHWLGKWLIGATHHSLHHSEFNTNYGLYFTFWDKWMHTESRKYARLFREKTSKKTSVASHQ from the coding sequence GTGGACGAACGACTTCAAATCATCGACTTTAGCCAACCTAAGGAGGTAATAGGTTTCACGCTATTATTATTCCTGATCGTTTTTATCCGTTATGTGATCGTCTCTGCCATCTTTTTTGGAGTCTTCTACCGATTGGGTGGCCGGAAGTTTGCCGCCAGAAAAATATCCATAGGCACCTGGAAGAAAGGTCAGTTCAAAAAAGAAATCATTTATTCGGCCCTTACCTCATTTGTCTTTGCCCTCTCAGGCGTGGGCATGCTGTGGGCATGGCAAGCCGGGAAAACAGCCATTTACACTGATCTCTCAACCTACGGTTATTGGTATTTGCCCGTTAGTTTGCTCATTGCTCTGTTTATACATGAGACTTACTACTACTGGGCGCACAGGCTGATGCACCTGCCGGGGCTCTTCAAAGCCGTTCACAAAACGCACCACGAAAGCCTGATTTCCTCTCCGTGGACTGCATTCTCTTTTCATCCGTGGGAAAGTCTACTGCAGGCCATCATTGTGCCGTTGATCGTGTGGTTTCTGCCCATGCACATCTATGTCATCCTTGCCATGTTAGTGGTCATGACGGTGAGCGCAGTTGTGAACCACCTTGATATTGAGATTTTTCCTCAGAATTTTGATCAGCATTGGCTGGGCAAATGGCTGATTGGTGCTACCCATCACAGCCTGCACCATTCGGAGTTCAACACCAACTATGGATTGTACTTCACCTTTTGGGACAAATGGATGCACACCGAAAGCAGGAAATACGCAAGGCTTTTCAGAGAAAAAACATCAAAAAAAACTAGCGTGGCCTCTCACCAATAA
- a CDS encoding DUF6503 family protein: MFRNTLAVSLIISLYVTSCSTRLEQAQSNADPKAQEIVDKAIAKHGGAAYESAAVGFDFREKHYTVQRFPDRYVYTRSWQDSIGYVEDVLVNSTRLTRTVDGDTVELTDEWAFKYANSVNSVFYFALLPYGLNDAAVIKKYLGEVTIKGKPYHKVQITFQQEGGGKDFEDVFIYWFDKDTYQLDYLAYYYNTDETGIRFREAYNRQTVDGILFQDYVNYEPIDSTITVHQTDEQLEKGLLKELSRIENEKLESLK; encoded by the coding sequence ATGTTTAGAAATACACTAGCCGTAAGCCTGATTATCTCACTTTACGTGACATCCTGTTCTACCAGGTTGGAGCAAGCGCAATCCAACGCTGACCCAAAAGCACAGGAGATCGTAGACAAAGCTATCGCAAAGCATGGCGGCGCTGCCTACGAATCTGCTGCCGTGGGTTTCGACTTCCGGGAAAAGCATTACACTGTTCAGAGGTTTCCTGACCGATACGTCTACACCCGGTCGTGGCAGGACTCCATTGGCTATGTGGAAGATGTGCTGGTCAATAGCACCCGGCTTACCCGCACGGTGGATGGCGACACAGTGGAGCTCACCGACGAATGGGCATTCAAATATGCCAACTCAGTGAATTCAGTGTTCTACTTCGCTCTCCTGCCCTACGGCCTCAACGATGCCGCAGTCATAAAAAAATATCTGGGTGAGGTGACTATCAAAGGCAAGCCTTATCACAAAGTACAGATCACTTTCCAGCAGGAGGGTGGTGGTAAAGACTTCGAAGATGTCTTCATTTACTGGTTCGATAAGGACACCTATCAGCTGGATTACCTGGCTTACTACTACAATACCGACGAAACAGGTATCCGCTTCCGGGAGGCGTACAACCGACAGACTGTCGACGGCATTCTTTTCCAGGATTATGTCAATTATGAACCAATAGATTCAACCATCACTGTTCACCAAACGGACGAACAGCTTGAAAAAGGGTTGCTAAAAGAGCTATCCAGGATAGAGAATGAGAAGCTGGAGAGTTTGAAGTGA
- the trkA gene encoding Trk system potassium transporter TrkA translates to MRIIIAGAGDVGFHLAKLLAYEEQDIILIDLDQEKLKYAANHLDVATIRGSSTSYSVLLDANISKADLLISVTSNEETNIATCIIGKNLGAKRTVARISNIEFLLGKDILDLKTIGIDEIISPESLAAKEIKRLLRESALTDTFDFDNGLLSLVGITIDDNGELAEKTLSETAYLNPDNSFTTVAILRNNETIIPHGENAFKANDHAYFIAQPDGVDRVMDLSGKKRTDIKNIMILGGSKVGINTARRLSKKYNIKLIEQDKEKCFELADMLPDTLIINGDGRDIDLLMEEGITDMDAFIAVTGNSETNIISCLVAKNHGVTKTIALVENIDYIHLSQNIGVDTMINKKLIAANFIFRYIRKGEVLNLTSIHGVDAEILEFEVKPESKILADELRNLDFPKSAVVGGVIRRGRGHTVRGSFRFEPKDRVVVLIRPECLHKVESFFK, encoded by the coding sequence ATGAGAATAATAATAGCAGGGGCAGGAGACGTAGGATTTCACTTAGCAAAGCTGCTCGCCTACGAAGAACAAGACATCATTCTGATTGATCTTGACCAGGAAAAACTAAAGTATGCTGCCAACCATCTGGACGTGGCAACTATCAGGGGAAGTTCGACCTCCTACAGTGTTTTACTGGATGCCAACATAAGCAAAGCAGACCTCCTGATTTCGGTTACTTCCAATGAGGAAACCAATATTGCCACATGCATCATCGGCAAAAACCTTGGTGCCAAGCGCACTGTCGCCCGGATCAGCAACATTGAGTTTCTTCTAGGCAAAGATATCCTCGACCTCAAAACAATAGGCATTGACGAAATCATTTCTCCTGAATCGTTAGCTGCAAAGGAAATCAAACGACTCCTTCGTGAGTCGGCCCTCACCGACACATTCGACTTCGACAACGGCCTGCTTTCGCTCGTCGGCATTACTATCGACGACAATGGAGAGCTGGCTGAGAAAACACTGAGCGAAACCGCTTACCTCAACCCCGACAACAGCTTTACCACGGTGGCCATTTTGAGGAACAACGAGACCATCATTCCTCATGGTGAAAATGCCTTCAAAGCCAATGACCACGCCTATTTTATCGCTCAGCCCGACGGCGTCGACAGGGTAATGGATCTTTCGGGGAAAAAGCGGACAGACATTAAGAATATCATGATACTTGGTGGCTCCAAAGTAGGTATCAACACCGCCAGGCGCCTTTCTAAAAAGTATAATATCAAGCTGATTGAGCAGGACAAGGAGAAGTGCTTTGAGCTGGCCGACATGCTGCCCGACACCCTGATCATCAATGGTGACGGACGTGATATCGACTTGCTGATGGAAGAAGGCATCACCGATATGGATGCTTTTATAGCCGTAACAGGGAACTCCGAAACCAATATTATTTCTTGTCTTGTGGCCAAAAACCATGGCGTGACCAAGACAATTGCCCTGGTAGAAAACATCGACTATATCCACCTTTCGCAGAATATCGGTGTGGATACGATGATCAATAAAAAGCTGATTGCTGCCAACTTTATTTTCCGGTACATCAGAAAAGGAGAAGTGCTCAACCTAACGAGTATTCATGGAGTGGATGCGGAAATCCTGGAGTTTGAAGTAAAGCCAGAAAGCAAGATATTGGCAGATGAATTGCGCAATCTTGACTTTCCTAAATCTGCCGTTGTGGGTGGTGTGATCAGAAGAGGAAGAGGACACACTGTGAGAGGTTCCTTCCGTTTCGAGCCCAAAGATCGGGTCGTTGTTTTGATTCGTCCCGAATGTCTTCATAAAGTAGAAAGCTTCTTTAAATGA
- a CDS encoding AGE family epimerase/isomerase — translation MKFHLPKALFAPFVWLLCLYSCSSPNPIQKEKLEIADAMEKSLTTELLDKWYPMDVDKEDGGFLSSLTYDFKPGENQDKMIVTQARHVWTNAKAFQRYPEKAFYKTGAEHGFKFLRDKMWDKEMGGFYQLVDKQGNPKTMDKTAYGNAFGIYGLAAYYMATKDEEGLELAKKAFYWLEEHSHDPDKLGYFQHLERDGTPVVRPDTIPSTSDLGYKDQNSSIHLLEAMTELYQVWPDPLVKERLAELLYLIRDTITNPKGYLVLFLTPDWQPISFKDSTEEVILRHHNLDHVSFGHDVETAFLMLEAEHVLGVHDDPKTLALAKTMVDHALSIGWDNEVGGFYDEGYYFKDGFRIIRDTKNWWAQAEGLNALLMMSQLFPEDEHQYYEKFKLLWSYVDTYLIDHENGGWYSGGLDKQPDMKPRGKGNIWKSAYHNFRGMSNSVDMLRGKNLLESTQH, via the coding sequence ATGAAATTTCATCTTCCCAAAGCGCTGTTCGCCCCATTTGTATGGCTCCTGTGCTTGTATTCCTGTTCTTCCCCCAACCCCATCCAAAAAGAAAAGCTTGAAATTGCTGATGCAATGGAGAAGTCGCTTACTACCGAGCTGCTCGACAAATGGTACCCGATGGATGTCGACAAGGAAGACGGCGGTTTCCTGAGCAGCCTCACCTATGACTTCAAGCCGGGAGAAAATCAGGACAAAATGATTGTGACGCAGGCCCGCCATGTATGGACCAATGCCAAGGCTTTTCAGCGCTACCCTGAAAAAGCCTTTTATAAAACAGGTGCCGAGCATGGTTTCAAATTTCTTCGGGATAAGATGTGGGACAAAGAAATGGGCGGCTTCTACCAGCTGGTGGACAAGCAGGGCAATCCCAAAACCATGGACAAAACTGCCTACGGCAATGCCTTTGGCATCTACGGTCTGGCTGCGTATTACATGGCTACCAAAGATGAGGAAGGCCTGGAGCTGGCAAAGAAAGCTTTCTACTGGCTTGAGGAGCATAGCCATGACCCCGATAAGCTCGGCTACTTCCAACACCTGGAGCGTGATGGCACCCCGGTGGTGAGGCCTGACACCATACCCTCCACCTCTGACCTGGGCTACAAAGACCAGAACAGCAGCATTCACTTGCTGGAAGCAATGACAGAGCTCTACCAGGTGTGGCCCGACCCGCTGGTAAAAGAACGATTGGCCGAGCTGCTCTACCTGATCAGAGACACCATTACCAACCCGAAAGGCTATCTGGTACTTTTCCTCACGCCGGACTGGCAGCCCATTTCTTTCAAAGACTCGACGGAAGAGGTAATCCTTCGCCATCACAACCTCGACCATGTGTCGTTTGGGCACGATGTGGAAACAGCCTTCCTGATGCTTGAAGCAGAGCATGTGCTGGGCGTGCACGACGATCCAAAAACGCTGGCACTGGCCAAAACCATGGTGGATCACGCACTGAGTATTGGCTGGGACAATGAGGTCGGCGGGTTTTACGACGAAGGTTACTACTTCAAAGATGGCTTCCGCATTATCCGGGACACCAAAAACTGGTGGGCGCAGGCGGAAGGACTTAATGCACTGCTGATGATGTCGCAGCTATTTCCCGAGGATGAGCACCAATACTATGAAAAATTCAAGCTGTTGTGGTCGTACGTCGACACCTACCTGATCGACCACGAAAACGGTGGCTGGTACTCTGGCGGCCTCGACAAGCAGCCCGACATGAAGCCACGTGGCAAAGGCAATATCTGGAAATCTGCCTACCACAATTTCAGAGGCATGTCGAATTCAGTGGATATGCTGAGGGGGAAGAACTTGCTGGAGTCAACGCAGCATTAA
- a CDS encoding T9SS type A sorting domain-containing protein: protein MRLSFLHIILIAILTLAETVVAQDIPVFRPTEDLTLTAKGIQLRQPFAGGMHSGQFFMFDANADGDEELVVFDRAGDVVKVFTTEAGQYVYQPDLAQFFPSDLENWIILIDYNCDGQKDLFTYSSFGVRVFTNTSNAGEYPAWELTEDPLFTQSGNNTVNLLVNPSDIPSIQDIDGDGDVDILAFNFSSGQTAELYENRSVDNTGNCGLDYVRTNQRWGGFSECNCGNYQFEPFTCADPSSRTMHIEGKAFLIADINGDGKRDALIGQETCDGLTYLINQGTDADPSFVERNLYLPDFSPSQGAFFPSTFLADFNKDGQADLILSSNHREDLTGLDYRRSSFLLANNGTSAVPDFVAPEPFLQNEMLDVGENAVPVAYDATGDGRPDLLIANKGLPAVDGSFRSTITLLQNKGNGSFELNTSDWMGLSQLGLTNLSFQLVDMNGDGHADLVLKGYGLNTFGLKIFWIPSQDDTFSASAALPLAIEINATDYPYFYDINGNGRLDLLLGQSNGRLSLWLNSGSNTSPSFNTKTDAYLGIDRTPDRTFLVPMVVNEDGNGSPDLLLADNSGGLRLIHDFTSPNTSAPEVIQLYNAILNATQPLHAGRRLWPALADLTGDNANELIIGTAQGGLLAFTATNEQGNPGEEVKLQVNVFPNPLESVRTLWVTTNIDAVGILYNVSGQRLSGELSFSRTATAEIDLSNFPTGLYLLRIRSGSQAITKRIIVGP from the coding sequence TTGCGCCTCAGCTTTCTCCATATCATACTCATTGCCATTTTAACCCTGGCAGAAACCGTCGTAGCCCAGGACATCCCTGTTTTCCGGCCGACGGAGGATCTCACACTGACCGCCAAAGGCATTCAGCTGCGCCAGCCCTTCGCTGGTGGCATGCACTCCGGACAGTTTTTTATGTTTGATGCCAATGCCGATGGCGACGAAGAACTCGTCGTTTTCGACCGGGCAGGCGACGTCGTTAAAGTGTTCACCACCGAAGCCGGGCAGTATGTGTACCAGCCCGACCTTGCTCAGTTTTTCCCGTCTGACCTTGAGAACTGGATCATTCTGATCGACTACAATTGCGACGGACAAAAAGACCTGTTTACCTATTCTTCGTTCGGTGTTCGTGTCTTCACGAACACCTCCAACGCCGGCGAGTACCCTGCCTGGGAGCTGACAGAAGATCCGCTCTTCACGCAATCGGGTAATAACACCGTGAACCTCCTGGTCAATCCGTCAGACATCCCCTCCATTCAGGACATCGATGGCGACGGCGATGTCGACATTCTCGCCTTCAACTTCAGCTCCGGGCAAACGGCCGAGCTGTATGAAAACCGTAGCGTCGACAACACAGGCAACTGCGGTCTCGACTACGTACGTACTAACCAGCGCTGGGGCGGCTTCTCTGAGTGCAATTGCGGCAACTATCAGTTTGAGCCCTTCACCTGCGCCGACCCGTCCAGCCGGACAATGCACATCGAAGGAAAGGCCTTCCTGATTGCCGACATCAACGGTGACGGGAAACGGGATGCGCTCATTGGCCAGGAGACCTGCGACGGTTTGACCTACCTGATCAATCAGGGTACCGATGCCGATCCCAGCTTCGTGGAGCGGAACCTGTACCTGCCTGATTTCTCGCCAAGCCAGGGCGCCTTTTTCCCCTCTACTTTTCTCGCAGACTTCAACAAAGACGGCCAGGCCGACCTGATCCTCTCCTCGAACCACCGGGAAGACCTGACAGGCCTCGACTATAGGCGGTCAAGTTTTTTGCTTGCCAACAACGGCACCAGCGCAGTGCCTGACTTCGTCGCCCCGGAGCCTTTTTTGCAAAATGAAATGCTTGATGTGGGCGAAAATGCAGTACCCGTTGCCTATGACGCCACCGGAGACGGACGGCCTGACCTTCTCATCGCCAACAAAGGCCTGCCCGCCGTTGACGGCAGTTTCCGGTCAACCATCACACTGCTCCAAAATAAAGGCAATGGCAGCTTTGAGCTAAATACTTCCGACTGGATGGGGCTCAGCCAGCTGGGCCTCACCAACCTCAGCTTTCAGCTGGTGGACATGAACGGAGACGGTCACGCCGACCTGGTGCTCAAAGGGTATGGCCTCAATACTTTCGGCCTCAAAATCTTCTGGATTCCTAGCCAAGACGACACCTTCAGCGCTTCTGCTGCCCTGCCTCTCGCCATCGAAATCAACGCCACCGACTACCCCTATTTCTACGACATCAATGGCAATGGCAGGCTGGACCTGCTCCTGGGCCAAAGCAACGGCCGTCTCTCGCTGTGGCTCAACAGCGGCAGCAATACCTCCCCTAGCTTCAACACCAAAACCGACGCCTACCTGGGCATCGACCGCACGCCTGACCGCACCTTTCTCGTGCCCATGGTGGTCAATGAAGATGGCAACGGCTCGCCCGACCTCCTCCTGGCCGACAACTCCGGTGGGCTGCGGCTGATTCACGACTTTACCTCGCCAAACACTTCTGCACCAGAGGTCATCCAGCTTTACAATGCCATTCTCAACGCCACTCAGCCGCTGCATGCCGGCCGCAGGCTGTGGCCAGCCCTCGCCGACCTCACCGGCGACAATGCCAACGAGCTGATCATCGGCACCGCCCAGGGCGGACTTTTGGCCTTCACCGCCACCAACGAGCAGGGCAATCCCGGTGAGGAAGTAAAGCTTCAGGTCAATGTATTCCCCAACCCGCTTGAATCCGTCCGAACGCTGTGGGTAACCACCAACATCGATGCCGTCGGCATACTGTACAACGTGTCCGGGCAGCGATTAAGTGGGGAGCTGTCCTTCAGCCGCACTGCCACGGCGGAGATTGACCTGAGCAACTTTCCCACTGGCCTCTACTTGCTAAGGATCAGGTCTGGCAGCCAGGCCATTACCAAACGTATCATTGTAGGGCCATGA